The following are encoded in a window of Rubellicoccus peritrichatus genomic DNA:
- a CDS encoding ATP-binding protein gives MDDSDYLIEEENSRQPSAIWRLPENPALRWLTIVAQIIGVAAFYVILAEIGSWMTDLDETSGAFLLWPASGLALAVLMRGGYRFLISIFFGALLWSRFVGAFDLASASAFASTCTVGPLAGAIILRRMLKKRYALENIRDIFLFLFFGPFFSALISATVGSILLTIIQSLPWSSFRFLWGQWWFSSGMGILLLAPFFLVWSSQTKINWSNRQAIEVAAWLIALMFLSLVIFSSWVPTDTLGYPLELAIFPIMAWGAIRFGQRGATTGVIIMTIMAVWPLVQVVNETRDITQDPFLLWLFVGVATGTSYFLASIITELRRREERTALNEARLRAFIDALPDIAFVVSKRGRYLEVFAPKKGDIYKDADGMRGKNINQCWPQAIATRFQEAVDATLSNNTLYQFEYTLEAGGEQYWFEGRLAPMSGTTRQFDRVIWVAYEITERKRAEAALKHRDELLEGVAEANRRLLDSRELDAGINAAIQALGERAKVDRVNVYYNGHHPQTGAQASFLAYSWNQPEVEKFSQKDDDPVILWRDEDPTLYKKLADNKTLMGKPEDFSDGMSESLQKRGVKSILFAPVWIENYFWGEISFDDCTSDREWEESDISTLRIAAAGIGAFIINKQNEEDLRRAKERADAANRAKGEFLAMMSHEIRTPMNAVLGFTDLLAQTELNKSQTEQLEIISRSGKSLLELINNILDFSKIESRGIELETVPYNIETTVMEALELILVKAREKNLKLDFSVEGAKARNFIGDPTRLRQIILNLTNNAIKFTREGGITVKLNIEQQRENDRYKIYCDVTDTGIGIEPEKIPRLFKAFSQADSSTTRKYGGTGLGLVICKRLVEKMGGDIGVKSEVGVGSTFHFDINATEAPDAISPMRRVGREILNKDFAEKNPLSILVVEDDPVNQQLDREILKRLGYEVEIVGDGTTAINTLKKQAFDLVLMDIELPGKSGLEIIRLIRAGQLDGVSVNLFVAALTAYALPEDRQKFLQAGATDYLSKPIDTTDLKKVLTAAYKQKLAGQSQ, from the coding sequence ATGGATGATTCGGACTACCTAATCGAGGAAGAAAACAGTAGGCAACCCAGCGCAATCTGGAGACTACCGGAAAATCCTGCTCTGCGATGGTTGACCATTGTTGCCCAAATCATAGGAGTTGCGGCTTTTTATGTGATACTAGCGGAAATCGGTTCGTGGATGACCGATTTGGATGAAACAAGTGGCGCCTTTTTACTATGGCCAGCCTCAGGGCTGGCACTGGCCGTCCTGATGCGAGGCGGCTACCGTTTCCTAATCTCAATTTTCTTCGGTGCCTTACTTTGGAGTCGATTTGTTGGAGCCTTTGACCTGGCTTCTGCTTCGGCCTTTGCTTCAACCTGCACTGTCGGACCACTCGCTGGAGCTATCATTCTTCGGCGAATGCTGAAAAAGCGTTACGCCCTCGAAAACATCAGAGACATTTTTCTTTTCCTCTTTTTTGGCCCATTCTTTTCTGCTCTGATTTCCGCAACAGTAGGCTCCATCCTACTAACGATAATTCAGTCCCTGCCGTGGTCTTCTTTTCGATTCCTTTGGGGACAATGGTGGTTCAGCAGCGGCATGGGCATCCTTCTGTTGGCACCTTTTTTCCTCGTCTGGTCTTCTCAAACAAAGATAAACTGGAGCAACCGCCAAGCCATTGAAGTCGCCGCATGGCTGATCGCCTTGATGTTCCTGAGTCTGGTTATTTTCAGTAGCTGGGTGCCAACTGACACACTGGGCTATCCACTGGAATTGGCGATTTTTCCGATCATGGCCTGGGGAGCAATCCGCTTTGGCCAAAGAGGGGCAACAACAGGCGTGATCATCATGACCATCATGGCCGTCTGGCCTTTGGTTCAGGTCGTTAATGAAACACGGGACATTACTCAAGATCCCTTCCTGCTCTGGCTCTTCGTCGGTGTTGCGACCGGTACATCCTATTTTCTGGCTTCGATCATCACAGAACTGAGACGTCGCGAAGAACGAACCGCGCTTAATGAAGCACGGTTGCGTGCCTTCATCGATGCGTTACCAGATATCGCATTCGTGGTGTCCAAACGCGGACGTTACCTCGAAGTATTCGCCCCTAAAAAGGGGGATATTTACAAAGATGCTGATGGCATGCGCGGTAAGAACATCAATCAGTGTTGGCCCCAAGCCATCGCCACCCGCTTTCAAGAAGCAGTCGACGCCACCCTATCAAACAATACACTTTATCAATTCGAATATACGCTGGAAGCCGGTGGGGAACAGTATTGGTTCGAAGGGCGACTCGCACCGATGAGTGGAACAACCAGGCAGTTCGATCGCGTAATTTGGGTTGCCTATGAAATAACGGAGCGCAAAAGAGCTGAAGCCGCCCTGAAGCACCGTGACGAACTACTGGAAGGCGTTGCAGAAGCAAACCGTCGTCTTCTGGATAGCCGTGAACTTGATGCAGGAATTAACGCAGCCATTCAAGCACTGGGAGAACGAGCAAAGGTTGACCGGGTTAATGTTTACTACAACGGGCATCATCCTCAGACAGGTGCTCAAGCCAGTTTTCTTGCATACTCCTGGAATCAGCCAGAAGTCGAAAAATTCTCTCAGAAAGACGATGACCCAGTCATTTTGTGGCGGGATGAAGACCCGACCCTTTATAAAAAACTGGCTGATAACAAAACCTTGATGGGTAAGCCGGAGGATTTCTCAGATGGCATGTCCGAGTCACTGCAAAAGCGCGGAGTGAAATCCATTCTCTTTGCACCAGTGTGGATTGAAAACTATTTCTGGGGAGAGATTAGTTTTGACGATTGCACAAGTGACCGGGAATGGGAAGAGAGTGATATCTCGACCTTGCGCATTGCAGCAGCAGGTATCGGAGCGTTCATCATTAACAAACAAAATGAAGAAGACCTGAGGAGGGCAAAAGAACGGGCCGATGCTGCCAACCGGGCAAAAGGCGAGTTCCTGGCCATGATGAGCCACGAGATCCGAACCCCCATGAATGCAGTTCTCGGCTTCACCGATTTACTGGCGCAAACCGAGCTGAACAAAAGTCAAACTGAGCAACTTGAAATCATCAGCAGAAGTGGCAAATCCCTGCTTGAGTTAATCAACAACATACTGGATTTTTCAAAAATCGAATCACGTGGAATCGAGCTGGAAACAGTTCCTTACAATATAGAAACCACCGTGATGGAGGCACTTGAACTGATTCTGGTCAAAGCACGTGAGAAAAACCTCAAACTCGACTTCTCCGTCGAAGGCGCGAAAGCCAGAAATTTCATCGGTGACCCAACCCGCCTAAGGCAAATTATTTTAAACCTGACGAACAACGCGATCAAGTTTACTCGCGAAGGCGGTATCACTGTTAAGCTGAACATCGAGCAACAACGCGAAAATGATCGCTATAAAATCTATTGTGATGTCACCGATACTGGCATTGGTATTGAACCCGAAAAAATACCACGCCTTTTCAAAGCATTTTCCCAGGCAGATTCATCGACGACCCGGAAATACGGCGGAACCGGACTCGGGCTTGTCATCTGCAAACGGCTCGTGGAAAAAATGGGGGGTGATATCGGAGTGAAGTCCGAAGTTGGTGTCGGATCCACGTTCCACTTCGACATCAACGCAACTGAAGCACCCGACGCTATCTCGCCCATGCGCAGAGTTGGGCGTGAGATCTTGAATAAAGACTTCGCTGAAAAGAATCCGTTGAGTATTCTTGTTGTCGAAGACGATCCAGTTAATCAGCAACTGGATCGCGAAATTCTGAAACGACTCGGCTACGAAGTAGAAATTGTTGGCGATGGGACAACTGCGATCAATACCTTGAAGAAACAAGCTTTCGATCTTGTTTTGATGGATATTGAACTCCCAGGAAAAAGTGGCTTGGAAATTATTCGCCTGATTCGCGCCGGCCAGCTCGATGGGGTTTCAGTTAACCTGTTTGTCGCGGCCTTAACCGCATATGCATTGCCCGAAGATCGCCAGAAATTCCTGCAAGCTGGAGCAACAGACTACCTGTCCAAACCGATTGATACTACAGATTTGAAGAAAGTTCTAACCGCTGCCTACAAGCAAAAGCTTGCAGGACAATCTCAATGA